In Camelina sativa cultivar DH55 chromosome 16, Cs, whole genome shotgun sequence, a single window of DNA contains:
- the LOC104753608 gene encoding transcription factor MYB114-like: protein MEGSSYKGLRKGAWTPEEDSLLRQCINKYGEGKWHQVPLRAGLNRCRKSCRLRWLNYLNPNINRGEFTSEEVDLLLRLHKLLGNRWSLIAGRLPGRTGNDVKNYWNTNLAKKKKTCCTSKMRTREGSCSANATAQMHNVLRPRPRPFSNNNGCSSINNMSTISFGEASTKYGITSNKDDFLNNQMDGESMWAKRFLEENQEADAVGSVGITIDEGDSFSTDSMSSTFENLGSLFSADTREVDLVITQ from the exons ATGGAGGGATCGTCGTACAAAGGTCTGAGAAAAGGTGCATGGACTCCTGAAGAAGATAGTCTTTTGAGGCAATGCATTAATAAGTATGGGGAAGGCAAATGGCATCAAGTTCCTTTACGTGCTG GGTTAAACCGATGCAGGAAGAGCTGCAGACTAAGATGGTTGAACTATTTGAATCCCAATATCAACAGAGGAGAATTTACTTCTGAGGAAGTTGATCTTCTCCTTCGCCTTCATAAGCTTCTAGGAAACAG GTGGTCACTGATTGCTGGTAGATTGCCTGGTCGGACGGGTAATGATGTCAAAAATTACTGGAACACCAATTTggctaagaagaaaaaaacgtgTTGTACGAGCAAAATGAGAACAAGAGAAGGGTCTTGTTCAGCTAATGCAACGGCCCAAATGCACAATGTTCTAAGGCCTCGGCCTCGACCCTTCTCCAACAACAATGGGTGCAGCTCGATAAACAATATGTCAACAATTTCCTTTGGCGAAGCAAGCACCAAATATGGTATCACAAGTAACAAAGATGATTTTCTCAACAATCAAATGGATGGAGAGAGTATGTGGGCGAAGAGATTTCTGGAAGAGAACCAAGAGGCGGATGCAGTGGGTAGTGTAGGTATTACAATCGACGAGGGAGACAGTTTTTCGACCGATTCAATGTCTTCGACGTTTGAGAATCTTGGAAGTTTGTTCAGTGCAGATACTAGAGAGGTGGATTTGGTTATTACTCAATGA